The Prionailurus bengalensis isolate Pbe53 chromosome A3, Fcat_Pben_1.1_paternal_pri, whole genome shotgun sequence genome includes a window with the following:
- the ADAM17 gene encoding disintegrin and metalloproteinase domain-containing protein 17 isoform X3, with product MKNTCKLLVVADHRFYKYMGRGEESTTTNYLIELIDRVDDIYRNTSWDNAGFKGYGIQIEQIRILKSPQDVKPGERHYNMAKSYPNEEKDAWDVKMLLEQFSFDIAEEASKVCLAHLFTYQDFDMGTLGLAYVGSPRANSHGGVCPKAYYSPIGKKNIYLNSGLTSTKNYGKTILTKEADLVTTHELGHNFGAEHDPDGLAECAPNEDQGGKYVMYPIAVSGDHENNKMFSNCSKQSIYKTIESKAQECFQERSNKVCGNSRVDEGEECDPGIMYLNNDTCCSSECMLKEGVQCSDRNSPCCKNCQFETAQKKCQEAINATCKGVSYCTGNSSECPPPGNAADDTVCLDLGKCKDGKCVPFCEREQRLESCACNETDNSCKVCCRDPSGRCVPYVDAEQKNLFLRKGKPCTVGFCDMNGKCEKRVQDVIERFWDFIDQLSINTFGKFLADNIVGSVLVFSLIFWIPFSILVHCVDKKLDKQYESLSLFHPSNVEMLSSMDSASVRIVKPFPAPQTPGRPQPLQAAPAPPPPVPTAPKLDHQRMDTIQEDPSTDSHVDEDGFEKDPFPSSSTAAKSFEDLTGRPVTRSEKASSLKLQRQNRVGSKETEC from the exons AACACTTCATGGGACAACGCGGGTTTTAAAGGTTACGGAATACAGATCGAGCAG ATTCGCATTCTCAAGTCTCCACAAGATGTGAAACCTGGTGAAAGGCACTATAACATGGCAAAAAGTTATCCAAATGAAGAAAAGGATGCTTGGGATGTGAAGATGTTGCTAGAG caatttAGCTTTGATATAGCTGAGGAAGCATCTAAAGTCTGCCTCGCACATCTTTTCACCTATCAAGATTTTGATATGGGAACTCTTGGATTAGCTTACGTTGGTTCTCCCAGAGCAAACAGCCACGGAGGTGTTTGTCCAAAGG CTTACTATAGTCCAATTGGAAAGAAGAATATCTATTTGAATAGTGGTTTGACCAGCACAAAAAATTATGGTAAAACCATCCTTACAAAG GAAGCTGACCTGGTTACAACTCATGAATTGGGACACAATTTTGGAGCAGAACATGATCCGGATGGCCTAGCGGAATGTGCCCCAAATGAGGACCAGGGAGGAAAATATGTTATGTATCCCATAGCGGTGAGTGGAGATCACGAGAACAATAAG atgTTTTCAAACTGCAGTAAGCAGTCCATCTATAAGACCATTGAAAGTAAGGCCCAGGAGTGTTTCCAAGAACGAAGCAACAAAGTGTGTGGGAACTCCAGGGTGGACGAAGGAGAGGAATGCGATCCTGGCATCATGTACCTGAACAACGACACCTGCTGCAGCAGCGAATGCATGCTCAAGGAGGGTGTGCAGTGCAG TGATAGGAACAGTCCTTGCTGTAAAAACTGTCAGTTCGAGACTGCCCAGAAGAAGTGCCAGGAGGCTATTAATGCTACTTGCAAAGGCGTGTCTTACTGCACAG GTAACAGCAGCGAGTGCCCCCCTCCCGGAAACGCCGCAGATGACACGGTGTGCTTGGATCTTGGCAAGTGTAAAGATGGGAAGTGCGTTCCCTTCTGTGAGAGGGAGCAGCGGCTGGAGTCCTGTGCGTGTAACG AGACTGACAACTCGTGCAAGGTGTGCTGCCGGGACCCCTCGGGCCGGTGCGTGCCCTATGTGGACGCCGAACAAAAGAACTTATTCTTGAGGAAAGGAAAGCCCTGTACGGTGGGATTTTGTGACATGAAT GGCAAATGTGAGAAACGAGTCCAGGACGTCATCGAGCGATTCTGGGACTTCATTGACCAGTTGAGCATCAACACTTTTG GGAAGTTTTTAGCGGACAACATCGTGGGTTCCGTCCTGGTTTTCTCCCTGATATTTTGGATCCCTTTCAGCATTCTTGTCCATTGTGTG GATAAGAAACTGGATAAGCAGTACGAGTCGCTGTCTCTGTTCCACCCCAGC AACGTGGAAATGCTAAGCAGCATGGACTCGGCCTCGGTTCGCATCGTCAAGCCCTTCCCCGCGCCCCAGACCCCCGGCCGCCCGCAGCCCCTCCAGGCcgcccccgcgccgccgccgccggtgCCTACGGCTCCCAAGCTGGACCACCAGCGCATGGACACGATCCAGGAGGACCCCAGCACGGACTCGCACGTGGACGAGGACGGCTTTGAGAAGGACCCCTTCCCCAGCAGCAGCACGGCCGCCAAGTCGTTCGAGGACCTCACGGGCCGGCCCGTCACGAGGAGCGAGAAGGCCTCGTCCCTCAAGCTGCAGCGCCAGAACCGCGTGGGCAGCAAGGAGACGGAGTGCTAG
- the ADAM17 gene encoding disintegrin and metalloproteinase domain-containing protein 17 isoform X4, whose protein sequence is MAKSYPNEEKDAWDVKMLLEQFSFDIAEEASKVCLAHLFTYQDFDMGTLGLAYVGSPRANSHGGVCPKAYYSPIGKKNIYLNSGLTSTKNYGKTILTKEADLVTTHELGHNFGAEHDPDGLAECAPNEDQGGKYVMYPIAVSGDHENNKMFSNCSKQSIYKTIESKAQECFQERSNKVCGNSRVDEGEECDPGIMYLNNDTCCSSECMLKEGVQCSDRNSPCCKNCQFETAQKKCQEAINATCKGVSYCTGNSSECPPPGNAADDTVCLDLGKCKDGKCVPFCEREQRLESCACNETDNSCKVCCRDPSGRCVPYVDAEQKNLFLRKGKPCTVGFCDMNGKCEKRVQDVIERFWDFIDQLSINTFGKFLADNIVGSVLVFSLIFWIPFSILVHCVDKKLDKQYESLSLFHPSNVEMLSSMDSASVRIVKPFPAPQTPGRPQPLQAAPAPPPPVPTAPKLDHQRMDTIQEDPSTDSHVDEDGFEKDPFPSSSTAAKSFEDLTGRPVTRSEKASSLKLQRQNRVGSKETEC, encoded by the exons ATGGCAAAAAGTTATCCAAATGAAGAAAAGGATGCTTGGGATGTGAAGATGTTGCTAGAG caatttAGCTTTGATATAGCTGAGGAAGCATCTAAAGTCTGCCTCGCACATCTTTTCACCTATCAAGATTTTGATATGGGAACTCTTGGATTAGCTTACGTTGGTTCTCCCAGAGCAAACAGCCACGGAGGTGTTTGTCCAAAGG CTTACTATAGTCCAATTGGAAAGAAGAATATCTATTTGAATAGTGGTTTGACCAGCACAAAAAATTATGGTAAAACCATCCTTACAAAG GAAGCTGACCTGGTTACAACTCATGAATTGGGACACAATTTTGGAGCAGAACATGATCCGGATGGCCTAGCGGAATGTGCCCCAAATGAGGACCAGGGAGGAAAATATGTTATGTATCCCATAGCGGTGAGTGGAGATCACGAGAACAATAAG atgTTTTCAAACTGCAGTAAGCAGTCCATCTATAAGACCATTGAAAGTAAGGCCCAGGAGTGTTTCCAAGAACGAAGCAACAAAGTGTGTGGGAACTCCAGGGTGGACGAAGGAGAGGAATGCGATCCTGGCATCATGTACCTGAACAACGACACCTGCTGCAGCAGCGAATGCATGCTCAAGGAGGGTGTGCAGTGCAG TGATAGGAACAGTCCTTGCTGTAAAAACTGTCAGTTCGAGACTGCCCAGAAGAAGTGCCAGGAGGCTATTAATGCTACTTGCAAAGGCGTGTCTTACTGCACAG GTAACAGCAGCGAGTGCCCCCCTCCCGGAAACGCCGCAGATGACACGGTGTGCTTGGATCTTGGCAAGTGTAAAGATGGGAAGTGCGTTCCCTTCTGTGAGAGGGAGCAGCGGCTGGAGTCCTGTGCGTGTAACG AGACTGACAACTCGTGCAAGGTGTGCTGCCGGGACCCCTCGGGCCGGTGCGTGCCCTATGTGGACGCCGAACAAAAGAACTTATTCTTGAGGAAAGGAAAGCCCTGTACGGTGGGATTTTGTGACATGAAT GGCAAATGTGAGAAACGAGTCCAGGACGTCATCGAGCGATTCTGGGACTTCATTGACCAGTTGAGCATCAACACTTTTG GGAAGTTTTTAGCGGACAACATCGTGGGTTCCGTCCTGGTTTTCTCCCTGATATTTTGGATCCCTTTCAGCATTCTTGTCCATTGTGTG GATAAGAAACTGGATAAGCAGTACGAGTCGCTGTCTCTGTTCCACCCCAGC AACGTGGAAATGCTAAGCAGCATGGACTCGGCCTCGGTTCGCATCGTCAAGCCCTTCCCCGCGCCCCAGACCCCCGGCCGCCCGCAGCCCCTCCAGGCcgcccccgcgccgccgccgccggtgCCTACGGCTCCCAAGCTGGACCACCAGCGCATGGACACGATCCAGGAGGACCCCAGCACGGACTCGCACGTGGACGAGGACGGCTTTGAGAAGGACCCCTTCCCCAGCAGCAGCACGGCCGCCAAGTCGTTCGAGGACCTCACGGGCCGGCCCGTCACGAGGAGCGAGAAGGCCTCGTCCCTCAAGCTGCAGCGCCAGAACCGCGTGGGCAGCAAGGAGACGGAGTGCTAG